The window ATTTTATGGCGACTCATGGCGAAGCTTTACGGAGGCATTGTGAGTCGTGGGCGGTACTGGCGGTGGTTCCTGAGTCGCCTTGGCTGTTTCGGATGGTGAGATGGATGTCCGGGCTGATTCAGGTGTTTAAAGGCGTTCGTGATACGGGGACGCCCGCTGCCGGTTGGGCGGCTGAAAACGCGGCGATTTGGCCTGATAAGGCTCAGATGGAGGTTGCTCGAAGTCAAAACCTGGATGCGCCCTTGTTTGTCTACAACCTGAATAAATACAAAGCGATAGCGGAGTATCAGGAGGGAGCAGAGCCCGAGCCTTCCGTTAGCGGCAAGGAGGCCTATGATCGCTACGCCAAATTGGCTGGATTTGAACTCATGCGGCGAGGCGCGTTTCCTGTATATGGCGGAACGCCGATCTGTTTGTTGGCGGGAGAGCCGGACTGCATGCTGCAGGATAGCTGGGATAAATTTATTTTTGTTCGTTATCCGCAGAGAAGGAATCTACTGACTACGATAGAAGGCGATGCGTTTGGTGAGAGCCAGAAGCATCGCGATGCGGGACTGGCGCGAGTGGCGATATTCATGGCCAGTCCGGTTGGCTCAGGCTGACCCTTGCTCCTTGCGGGACAGATTCTCCGTTTCCACACGCTGCGTTATCCAACCTTGAAACGCATCCATTGCTGGCGTTGGCGCTCGGGACTTCAGTCGCGTCAACCAGTACCCGCCTTCTGAAATGAAGCAAGAAAATGGCTGTTGAATAGCGCCAGAGGCGAGGTGGCGGGCGAACATCAGTGGTGGCGCCAGCGCCACGCCCACCCCCTGCAGGGCGGCTTCCATCATGGCGATGGAAGAATCGAAAACAATGCCCTTTATCAGGTTAGCCGGTTGCGCCATGCCGGCGGCGGCGAACCAGTTGCTCCATTCGTTGGCGCGATAGGATCGCAGTAGTGTGTGTCCGCTCAAATTCTCCGGCGTACGCAACGTTTCCGCCAGGGCGGGGATGCATAAAGGCGTTAATGGCGCTTCGAAAAGCGGTGCGGCGTCGACGCCATGCCAGGCGCCGTCCCCAAACCGGATGGCGTAATCCAGGCCTTCCGCAGCGATATCCACACGGTTGTTATTAGTCGACAGGCGTATTTCCACAAAGGGATGTTGCTGCTGGAAGTCCGCCAGCCTCGGCAGCAACCATCCCACCGCGAAGGTTCCCACTACACCCAACGACAGTACTTCGCGAACTTGGCCCCCTTCAAGTCGGGACAACGCCTCTGACATACGGTCGAACGCCTGATTGACGGTGGGTAGCAGCGCTTCGCCTTCTGGTGTGATCATGAGTCCGCGGGGCAGGCGTTTGAACAACTTCACGTTGAGTCGTTCTTCCAGCACTT is drawn from Hahella sp. KA22 and contains these coding sequences:
- a CDS encoding Dimeric alpha-beta barrel — its product is MTVSIFLDDACEELEKRAEGEKVALVFHLKIKRGEAYLSWLRESVNRCGGERLFRVQADPVAREGMWLDEILIDEFPSPKAALNFMATHGEALRRHCESWAVLAVVPESPWLFRMVRWMSGLIQVFKGVRDTGTPAAGWAAENAAIWPDKAQMEVARSQNLDAPLFVYNLNKYKAIAEYQEGAEPEPSVSGKEAYDRYAKLAGFELMRRGAFPVYGGTPICLLAGEPDCMLQDSWDKFIFVRYPQRRNLLTTIEGDAFGESQKHRDAGLARVAIFMASPVGSG
- a CDS encoding LysR family transcriptional regulator gives rise to the protein MARPHLPLNAIRAFEAAARHLSFTQAAIELCVTQAAVSHQVKVLEERLNVKLFKRLPRGLMITPEGEALLPTVNQAFDRMSEALSRLEGGQVREVLSLGVVGTFAVGWLLPRLADFQQQHPFVEIRLSTNNNRVDIAAEGLDYAIRFGDGAWHGVDAAPLFEAPLTPLCIPALAETLRTPENLSGHTLLRSYRANEWSNWFAAAGMAQPANLIKGIVFDSSIAMMEAALQGVGVALAPPLMFARHLASGAIQQPFSCFISEGGYWLTRLKSRAPTPAMDAFQGWITQRVETENLSRKEQGSA